A genome region from Bemisia tabaci chromosome 3, PGI_BMITA_v3 includes the following:
- the LOC109030730 gene encoding uncharacterized protein produces the protein MRLILASLCFSVIVVAVTPVQNGKNGGKAGVGERIGQVVDWSKNQGQKIKDANIMDRVKDQIPGRPKKTETEQQTGSKHPRVSCIQHCASLFGFVFESFSADKILRFSEGTVIPVTKGIEVEGTQANQEYHSSLVNGHKRIPAHCKCEATEGFSRFLEDHELDIEIFNHFKKFNKIQDAVNYIYDGTVKVNEKHGAKSFTYVGHQGLMTLILAEMQKAKVYDPDRWMYPERSAINIA, from the exons gtaaaaatggAGGTAAAGCAGGTGTTGGAGAAAGAATTGGACAAGTAGTAGATT GGTCAAAAAACCAGGGTCAAAAAATCAAGGACGCCAATATCATGGACCGAG TTAAAGATCAAATTCCAGGCAGGCCCAAAAAAACAGAGACTGAACAACAAACAG gATCAAAGCACCCTCGTGTTTCGTGCATCCAGCACTGTGCTAGTCTTTTCGGTTTCGTCTTCGAATCGTTTTCAGCGGACAAGATTCTGAGATTTTCTGAGGGTACGGTCATTCCTGTTACCAAAGGGATAGAAGTCGAGGGGACCCAAGCAAACCAGGAATATCATTCAAGTTTGGTCAACGGGCACAAACGCATACCTGCGCATTGTAAATGCGAAGCAACGGAGGGATTCTCCCGTTTTTTGGAAGACCACGAATTGGATATCGAAATCTTTaatcatttcaaaaaatttaacaagatACAGGATGCTGTGAATTATATATACGACGGCACCGTCAAGGTGAACGAAAAGCACGGGGCAAAGTCTTTCACTTACGTTGGTCATCAAGGCTTGATGACGTTGATACTTGCTGAGATGCAAAAAGCGAAAGTGTACGATCCTGATCGATGGATGTACCCTGAGAGATCCGCAATAAATATAGCGTAA